A segment of the Stigmatopora nigra isolate UIUO_SnigA chromosome 15, RoL_Snig_1.1, whole genome shotgun sequence genome:
ATGCCGGTGAGGGGGTCGCGACAGGGGGACGCGAGGGTCAGCGGAGGGCCGGCGAAGACTTAACGCCACTGAGCCCACAAGAGATCCGGACTCGCTTGGAAAGAACTCGGCGAGAGTTCTACAACCGTAGGAAGATTATCATTAAAAATCTTCCACCTGACGTCAGCAATCAGGTAAGCAGAAAAACATTTGGGTGATTGATTGACTGGCGTCATTGGCTCATGTTAGCTTAGCAGCCAGTGCTGTGCCACGCTAGTCTAATTAGCATTTTGCCCATCTAACGCAATAATTGAGTCATGTTAATTAGTTCCTTATTTAACCATAACTACCCGTTACACAGGCTTACTTAGTTTTACAAAGTGTAAAGTAAGTAGTTTAGTGTGTGCTTATGGGTGACTTTTACTAAACTCTAGCCGGCAAGTGTTAACTGTCAAATGTGGCCTCAGCCGTCAGTCAGGCCTCACCAAAATCAATCCCAGCTTTAAATACATTGAACAACTGTCAGTCACACTTGacattttaatggcttttaTGATGAATTGGAGTGATCTTTGACCATATAATGTCGTCTAAATTATACCCTTAATTCCATAATGCCTGCCCTTTCCATCTCCCCCTTACTTTGGAACGTGACTGACCCATTGGGAGCGGTGGGGCCTTAGGGCGAGACCATTGTTCAGAAACAGGGGTGGTAGTAGTTGGTAGGGTTTCGAGATGCGAGTTTCATTCTAACAAAAGGTGGAAGGTGCGTGGACAAAACGCTTCAGAAAGTGCTCGACAGCATCGCAGTTCGTATGTGAATGGACAAACGCAGCGTAGAACAACCCCCCCTCACAACAAAGAGCCAGTCATTGGCCTGGGTACACCCCCCATGCCAAAACTCCCACAGGTGCACTTTTCCAGTTTGTTGTACACTGATCATGAACCAATCGGTGACATTTGTACTAAGGACTCAAAGGCACATTTGATTTATATAGTCATGATTATCTGTGTTTGTTGTTGAAATGTCATATtggatttttgttatttttatacttGATTGTACAATTTTTCTTTTCTAGGAGGTGCATGAGATGCTGGGAAACTATGATCTGAAATACTGCTTTGTCGACAAATACAAGGGAACAGGTTGGTTATGTAGTGTATAAGGTCAAAGGTTAATGTAAGATTGTTTATACAAGTGGAATTTTACAAAGCAAGGTGGGGTGGAGTGTTTTTTGGCATCTATTAGTTTTAGTCTTCTggacaaaactgttttttttttttttcacattttagacaaatatttCCTTTCCAAAAAGTACTTTTCAAAAAGCTTAGTTTTTAAGATTTGCTTCATTCATCACATGGGTTATCACATGAATAAACACCCTGAATCAACTTAAGAAATGTAGTATATTGGACAATAAGCCCATAACATGATCAGGCGAATaggttttaaaaagtaattaaaataaaacaatgtcagTTAGTTCAATGTTGGCACTGTTGACCAATAACAATTTGTCATCTTGTCTCACAGCTTTTGTAACATTGCTCAATGGCGAGCAGGCGCAAAGTGCCATCAAAGAATTCCACCAATACGTGCTCCGCGATCGGGACATCTCTGTCCAGCTACAGCCCACCGACGCACTGCTATGCATCGCCAACCTGCCGCGCTCCTTCACGCAGCAGCAATTCGAGGAGCTAGTGCGTCCATTCGGCAACCTGGAGCGCTGCTTCCTGGTGTACCGGGCGTCCAGCGGTCATTCCAAGGGCTACGGCTTTGTCGAGTACATGAAGAAGGACTCTGCGGCCAGGGCCAAGTCAGAGCTGCTCGGGAAGCAGCTGGGCTCGCGCATGCTCTATGTTCACTGGACTGAGGTGGGCTCGCTCACGTACCCCCTGCTGCACTCAAAGTGTATCTGTGTGGACCACCTGCATCAAAGTGTATTGACCGCCCAAGACCTCTGCAATGCACTGGCTGATGACCCCCCGCCTGTTTTCTGTCAGGTTTGAGCTTcttttaagtataaaaaaaacacattgtattTCTAAATGTGACAAAAACTTGCCATAATATTTGAAATGACAGGCTGGTAAAAATGGCGACTAAAATAGTTAAACAAAATCACAATTATCGTCCATAAAATGGAGGAACCCAACCAGACTAACAATATTCACATACTTTCTGAACTGCCTGTGTTACAAAATAGCTGTATTACCGTTTAATTAGCActtctacatttttaaaaagcttattTTTTGGGCATGGGTGTGACACTGCCCCAAGAGGCCAAGGTACGCACTGCAGCATGTTTTCTTATAGTACTTACAGTATTTTTAGGCTATCCTAAAAgttaactattaaaaaaaatgccttacattAACATAGCAGTGTGGAGCCATTTTCGGTAATAGTGTCTCATACTGGTTTGGCCTGCATTTAATTAGACTGCTAAAGTAAATTTTTATGTgcacacatttttaattaagtacatttgacttgGTAGATTAGAATATTGTGGTTGTAGGAGGGGAAAAATCAATTCATCGGTCAACCCTCACTGCTATTCACCTTTAGCCCAGATTTGGATGTGGCCAGCCACCCAGGTCATTGCTGGTTTCCACGGTGATGACCACCTGACCCACCCAGGTGGTGTCCCTTAGCTGACAGTTCTGGAATGACAGAGCGTGTGCCTCTTTTAACCACATGGAGAAAGCTGGACAAAAGTGGAattaatgtttagattttttttcctttttgaagaGGAATTTCATAATGGATATTCTCCAACCCCCCTATTTATTATAGTTGGCTCAAGGACAAGATGGAAGTTTTCGGCGCTTTGCAGTGTTGGAGTTTGCCACGGCTGAGTTGACTGAAGAGGCCCAGCAATTGTTGGATGGTTGCTTGATGGGTGGCACGCATATCAGGGCATCCTTTTGTGCGCCGGGGCCGCCTGGACGGAGCATGCTTGCTGCTCTCATTGCAGCACAAACTAtggtaatttttaattttttttttttttacattgtttttttttatggtgtgaTGCCTTAGAACAGGGGTGTTAAATTCAGGTCattaagtcattttaaaaaggggaaaattaggaaatataatgtacatctatagccatttgaatttcatcctaaaacagaaagatgtactttctcgggccgcacaaaatgattgtGGAAGGGggcagatttggcccgcgggccgcgaCTTTGGCACCTATCCCCTTAGAGGTCGATTGTTGTTACTACTTTCTGTTAGTGCTTGTGTATTATGCTTGACCTCCCACTTGTTTACCTTTCCATCATAAAACCAATGATCCGTCATTCCCCAGTCTGTGAACAGGGGCAAGGGTCTCCTCCCGGACCCCACCGCCATGCAAATCCTGTCTGGCCTCAACAACCCGGCCGCTCTCAAGATGCTACTCAACCCACTGTCGCACGGCCACAAGCAAGGTCAGCAGCGCATCTGGACAATTTTTCTTTCCCGTCTGCTCGGCGGCCAACTAaattcctaaccctaaccccccccccccgcttgACAGGTCTCCTCGGAGCAGCCCCCGCCATGCCGCTCCTCGCCAACCCCGCCCTCCCGGCTGTACTGCTACAGTTACTCCTTCAGAATCAGGCAAAAGCCCAGCAGGTACTACCTTCATTTCCTATCAAAACATCActtatatgtaccgtattttcacgactataaggcgcacttaaaagtcttacattttctccaaaatagacagtgcgccttataatccagtgcgccttatatatggaaaaaactgacaaccaaaaacaaaaaaccaccactgttggatattaaaaaaaaaaacacaaacgcctgaactgaaacaatactgttaaatatgcagatgccatcttagtttacaaaatcttccatcatatagctcttcCCCCACTGcatgattttatacaaaaaatcccaaacatcaacaatggctggctctagaggtgactgtaaagtagtgagtgcttcatacctggaagtcaatagcaattactgtattttcacgactataaggcgcacttgaaagtcttacattttctccaaaatagacattgcgccttataatacagtgcgccttatatatggaaaaaatgccattcattgagggtgcggcttatagtcgtgaaaatacagtactctgaccactttttttttttcttcctctcgaTTTAATTTGTTCATACTCATCCTTTCCTCTCATtcccactttttattttttgccatcaGCAAGTATTTCTGGGAAATCCTCTCCTTTGGGCTCAGGTGCTACACACTCATGAAGGCCCGCTTGTGCCCTGTGTGAGTGCTAATGGTGTTTTATGACTGTGTGAAGTGTTTTCTTTCTGTTCACACCTAAAAACACCTTCCCACATGAAACTAGAACATGTACTAACCTGCCGCTTCATTAACCACAATCAAGATAAATAATGAGATCAGAAAGGTGAACTGTGACaaatagatctttttttttttagaatggtgGTGTTTTGTATGTATAGTTATAGATTGAAATGGGCTTCATATGGCTTTTGCTGGGTGATTTACCTTAATTTAGTTTCATAATGAGAGAGCTATAATATTCAATCATGAGAGTCATGGTGGCTTTTGAATATAAATTGCCTCTTAGTTAGAGGTGTCAAAATCAACTTTGTAGATGAAACGAGATGGATGATTGGGTATCTATTATTGTCAATGTCACTCAATAAGATGATatcaaagtatatatatatatatatatatatattctttaaattaagacaaatagaagaacaaaaaGCACTAcctttttaaagtttattttttgtagttttttggtagttttttgtgttttttttgtagtttttttgtgttttttgtatttttttttgtaatttctttgtaatttctttgtatttattttgtaattttttttgtaattttttttacaaatgtttaaaaaagaaaaatacacttttcATTGAGAACTACAGACATTTCACTTTTCCCAAAATGTTATGGGCTCAAAAACTGGCCTTGATATTTACACACCTTATAAAGTGATGCATGTTTGACGTGTTTGCTGACATATAACTTACGACCGCTTTACTACTGCTGCTTACCCACTGGAGTGACCTTCCAGCTCCATTTAACGTCTGctttttcaacaacaacaaaaactataaTAATATCCCCCCTACCCCCACAGGCAGGACTCTTGGCAGAAAATCCTCTGGGCCCACTGCCCGTCCAGCAGGGAATCCATATGCTCGGCGAACTGCCCCCAAGTATGCAACGTCTAGAATCTTACCTACTCCATTGAAttcctcctttaaaaaaatgccttttatgTGTTTTAAATACAGCTGGCGCAGTCTCGGGTCTCGACCCATTACCCCCGTTGAAAGCGGCACCTCTGAACCGAGCGATGACGAGGGATCAGGAGTCTCCCGGCTTCCCGCTGACTCCCTCTCCCACTTTACCGGGTTTATCCGGACCCCTGCTGGGTGGCATGATGGGACCAGACGGCTTGGCGGCACAGGCGGTAAAGACACCGCCGTAACCGCACCCCACGAGCCGTCACGACTCATTTGGCTCTTAATCTACCGTTATTCCCTCATTTTCGGAGTACAACTACCCGAGGCGGCTTCAATTTAACATGAAGACTCTGAAGGATTTATATGCTAATACTGGGATTCTTTTTGTCCAGGTGTCTTTCTTAGGAGACCCAACCAAAGATGTGTCTCCTCCCCAGGGTTCGTTTCTCCCGGTCAACAATGGGTTTCCTTCAGGTTTGTATTGCCAATTTGGCCCAGTGGTTGTTTAACCCATTATTGCTAGGGTGTCAAAGATTGGTTTGCGGGCCGTATTAATGTCaattccatttcatgtgggtcagaccattttagatataatatttagatattatttaATGAGTAGAAATGGATAAATAGTCAggtttttttagatctaaatgtttatttgagttttttttaaatagattttgttcaatattaaagtgggaaacagaaaatattttgtagatttatttttagattttaccaaatgcttTGTGAACtaaaaagaaagtaaaaaattgattaaaaaaatgcaattattgtttttaaaaagtggaaatccaggaaatttatatatatctagactcttcattttaatttgatcctaaaacagaaagttaaatTAATTGGATGGCTATGATTGTCAATGGCTGCCAGTGAGTTATATTGGCTTTATCCACACCACCTCCAGAAACCACCTGCAGACCTCATCCGTATAGGAAGAGAGCTACGCTAACTAATGTGTCCAACCAGCATCCCAGCATGCACCCCAGCTGCAACCCGCGCTATCAGGACTCCTACAGTGCCGACTATCCTCATCTACAGCAGGTAAAACTCACTTTCAGTTTTAACATCATCCACATTGTTGCCTACTGTCCTTCAAAATCAGTAATCTGGAACCTCAAGTGTCATAAActaatcatattttcaaatgttattcattgagagccatactcagaatttaaaagaaaaaatacctgaaatgtgtgcattttttagtcatttcacctcTTTTAAAGTACCAAAAGTCTAAATTCTTTGGATATAACATTGTCATGCTATtgttaatcaatgagtatcaatgagagtatgcatgtagaaaggtcaaataaaaaaaaatgtgattaaaaatacattagatGTCATGTCAACACTCCTATTGGTACGTCTCATCaaaattttccatattttactcatcaaacgagccacatatggctcccgagccatagtttcccAACCCCCCCTGTtctacatgtttttgtttgttgtcagGATCAGATGCAGCACATGTACGAAGAGCAAGAAAACCACCACATGGGGGACTTGACAGCTTTCGGACAGCAGGTATTCCCGCACTCTAATTAtccaaatgagatgaaatggatGGGCGCTCGCCTTGGTGGTGTGatacaattgtttttaattatttttgttttgttttctggtTCCCACAGCTCGCTCGTCCATCAGATTTGAGCCAAAACCATTTCACTTTCCCCCCTAGTATACCAGAATCCTCATATTTCAGCTTGGACGGCTCTGCTAATGGCTGCCTGCCTCCAAGCCAGCTCAACAGGGTGAGTCCAAAActgatgtcactttttttttcccccctaagcTTGTATCACAgtagtattgatttttttttatatacattgtCAGCGTAGGAGGGAAAAAAGCAACCTTGTTCAATGGCTAGTGCTGATGTTTATCTACTAAAGTGCTTACCAGGAGAATACTGTTTTGTCCTCAGGCCGTAGGGATGCCTCCAGTGAGTCACACTCCTGCCTTTCCTACAAGTCTCGTCAACATGAAGGTAACTTATTTTTGGATAATGATACAAGAGGAAACACCTTGGCctaagggtttaaaaaaatgcttaaatagTTTTTGATGGTGAAAATGACAACACCTAGTCACTAGGGATTGCAATCAAGTGTTTTGGCAAAATAAAAGGCGATGTTAGGAAGTAAAATCAGGTTTAAATGAAAAGGTGGAGTTCATTTCTAAGATAGaaaattcaatatttaatgTATTGAAATAggtgattaattttttttaattgtaaggtatacaaaattagtttttaaggctgtttttccattcatttctttTGGTCTACTGCTACTCGTATGACAGATAACTGATTATAAAGTCACAGCATAACTTTCAATACAATGGTGTATAAATACAGTTGcgtttattaaaaatattttatatatataatttcccCATGTTGAAGCACTTTACATTGATACTGTATTTCAAACTTTTAGTGATAGTGGTACTGAGAAAGTCAAGtacttattaaaaatatttatatatatattttccccccATGTTGAAGTACTACGTTATACTCTATTTCAAACTTTTAGGTATAGTGGCCCTGAGAAAGTCAAgtacttattaaaaaatatatatatatatatatatatatatatatatatatatatatatttttttttttcttctccccatTTCGAAGAACACTACGTCAACACTTTTTCAAACTTTTAGTGAAAGTGGTACTGACAAAGTCAAGTACTACTCTAAACTGTACTTTTACAGCCATAATTTTAGATGTCTGAAACATCTATAatcaaaaatgtacatttaagaATCTTCACTTATTGCCGTTTAAGCAAAACCTGGAGATGGAAAGAGATTGCCAACATGGCATTCAGCATTGCCACTGATTAGAATTGGCCAATATATATAGGAGGACCCCCCCACTATATTCTTATTTGGTTCCACCGGGTGTCAACGCCTACCTTCCCTAACCCCACTTTAGACCCCAATTGGGAGCCACAAGCGTGTTTTCTCCCGCCTCATCCCGTCTCCTGAACCCAGCCCCGAGGGCGGCTACGTCGGCCAACACTCGCAAGGCCTGGGCGGCCATTACGCCGACTCCTACCTGAAGCGCAAGCGcatcttctaaaaaaaaaaaaaagggaaaaagaaaagcacacaAAACGGAATCTCTTCCTGCAGGGAATGACTGGCGTTCCTTCCATTTTTGTCTCCTATGAGATTTCTTAAAGGTTGcctccgttttttttcttttctgtaagTGTATATAATTTTAGTGTGTTTATaccttactttttttgtttgtttttttaaaatagctcTTTTGAGAAATTCTTGTTGGATGTAGTTCATCATGTTCACCAGCAGGGATTTTAAACCAAGTTTAAGCTTAATCAagtcacatttctttttaatttttttccctttttttattttttattttatttttttccttcttctccgTGTGGTGTGTAAACAAATACTTTGGCCAGTGTTGTATATCATATTGTCACTGAAGTGACGTCTTTTCACACCATTCAAACAAAGGGATGCCTTTTTCATTGTCATAATCCACCACTTCATTCGCGTCTTGTCATTTTAAAGACCGCCCACTTGTTTTACTTGTGGTTTTTTCCACTCTCCCTCCACAGCTAAGAATCACATGTTTaaaaacaccccccaaaaaatccacatCTTATCTTTTGATTCGCACAATGGACTAGTCTCTAAACACTACCTTCTGCTTCCACTGTTTTGGAGCACAATGATCTCACTACTAGTGCTTTTTCTGTCTTTACATGTTCAAATCTGCTTCCAATGATGGTCCGAACAATGCAATGTGTttcaatctttttatttttttgtcattttttttaacacctcTTTTAGTTTAAGTGAAAAGTTTGAGTATGAAGAAACCAATACCTCCTTGCAAGAAAATAACTGACTAGCCTGAGCCTTAACGCCGTTCCCGCCCAGCGTTGGCCCCGTTATGTCTTGCCGTGTAAATAGTTtgaacccgtttttttttttctttctctcttttcctgACCATGTCTGTGTCTTTCGACCAGAAAgtctttggtcatttttttgtgatgaatGAATTTGCAGCTCCTCGTTTTATAGAGTGAGTGATGGTGGCCCccacacccccccaaaaaaacgctcTTGGTCAATCAATTCCATTGACTTGATTGTAACTATCGTCTTTTCCACGATCACTGCTGTTTGAAAAAGGATGGAGAGAAAGTAAATGTTATTTAAAGTCATTCAgctgtcatttcattttctttttgtgcttGTTTCTCACATGGAGGGAAATTCTGAACCTGTATTTGGGCAGGAATGCTTTTGATTGACAAGGGATGGGTAAGTGGGATGTACtatagttttcattttaatttggcaGGCTTGTTAGCGCAGTTCTCTGGTGTGTTGAATTaagatattctgttttttttccacttaaaagCAGCGTTAAGCTTGTTTTTACCCACACAATTGTCTCTCAGCAAAAAACATGTGATTAATACTAAGGACCAGAAATGAATGCactgtttttacattgactATGAGCTAGCTTTATGttaacacacactcaaacaattTTAGGGACAATTGTGTCTCAGCAAAAAACAAGATTAATAGTAAGGAGCAGTAATGCCTGTTTTTACATTGATCATGTGCTAACTTTATGTTAACACACACAATTAATTCCTAGTGCTAATTGTCTCtcagcaaaaacacaattaatACCAAGTAGCAgtaatgcatgtttttacattgaccaGGTGCTAGCTTTATGTTAACACACACTCAAACTATTTAATTAACAATTATCTCATCAAAAAACAATTAATAGTAAGGAGCATTAACGCATTGTTTTTACATTGCTCATGCGCTAGCTTTATGTTAACACACACTCAAACCCTTTTAGTGCCAAAGGGATTTGATGGATCACATTAACCCTTTCAAACtgccttaaaaaaaacctaaaccagtcaaaatgaattgggtgTTTATCTTTATTAGTGGAAGAGGACTTAAAACCAAATTTACAGGTTTTCATCTCATTTAAACTGGAAGAACTGGCATTTAatgctcatttttttcagtgccatCGAGGAAAATCAGTCAGGgcctttttaaagatttaaattGTCATAGAGTCCTAGAAAAACATCTGAACAGTAAACAACTGCTGCTCCCGTTTAAGTCGAACATCTGTTTAAGGTGCCCTTGCCCTCGTTTGCGCGCCAGGCTTACCACCCTGTTATCAGGCGGGGGGCCCGGGGCCACCTTTAATGGGGCCATTAGCCGTGTGCGTTC
Coding sequences within it:
- the raver1 gene encoding ribonucleoprotein PTB-binding 1 isoform X2; the protein is MRLAFPEQTKLPPSRLMASAVSVSANAKEKSTDTAIGFVSRPLHDNYDLATPADHEKWRPGDRWQSELDAGEGVATGGREGQRRAGEDLTPLSPQEIRTRLERTRREFYNRRKIIIKNLPPDVSNQEVHEMLGNYDLKYCFVDKYKGTAFVTLLNGEQAQSAIKEFHQYVLRDRDISVQLQPTDALLCIANLPRSFTQQQFEELVRPFGNLERCFLVYRASSGHSKGYGFVEYMKKDSAARAKSELLGKQLGSRMLYVHWTEVGSLTYPLLHSKCICVDHLHQSVLTAQDLCNALADDPPPVFCQLAQGQDGSFRRFAVLEFATAELTEEAQQLLDGCLMGGTHIRASFCAPGPPGRSMLAALIAAQTMSVNRGKGLLPDPTAMQILSGLNNPAALKMLLNPLSHGHKQGLLGAAPAMPLLANPALPAVLLQLLLQNQAKAQQAGLLAENPLGPLPVQQGIHMLGELPPTGAVSGLDPLPPLKAAPLNRAMTRDQESPGFPLTPSPTLPGLSGPLLGGMMGPDGLAAQAVSFLGDPTKDVSPPQGSFLPVNNGFPSETTCRPHPYRKRATLTNVSNQHPSMHPSCNPRYQDSYSADYPHLQQDQMQHMYEEQENHHMGDLTAFGQQLARPSDLSQNHFTFPPSIPESSYFSLDGSANGCLPPSQLNRAVGMPPVSHTPAFPTSLVNMKTPIGSHKRVFSRLIPSPEPSPEGGYVGQHSQGLGGHYADSYLKRKRIF
- the raver1 gene encoding ribonucleoprotein PTB-binding 1 isoform X1; protein product: MRLAFPEQTKLPPSRLMASAVSVSANAKEKSTDTAIGFVSRPLHDNYDLATPADHEKWRPGDRWQSELDAGEGVATGGREGQRRAGEDLTPLSPQEIRTRLERTRREFYNRRKIIIKNLPPDVSNQEVHEMLGNYDLKYCFVDKYKGTAFVTLLNGEQAQSAIKEFHQYVLRDRDISVQLQPTDALLCIANLPRSFTQQQFEELVRPFGNLERCFLVYRASSGHSKGYGFVEYMKKDSAARAKSELLGKQLGSRMLYVHWTEVGSLTYPLLHSKCICVDHLHQSVLTAQDLCNALADDPPPVFCQLAQGQDGSFRRFAVLEFATAELTEEAQQLLDGCLMGGTHIRASFCAPGPPGRSMLAALIAAQTMSVNRGKGLLPDPTAMQILSGLNNPAALKMLLNPLSHGHKQGLLGAAPAMPLLANPALPAVLLQLLLQNQAKAQQQVFLGNPLLWAQVLHTHEGPLVPCAGLLAENPLGPLPVQQGIHMLGELPPTGAVSGLDPLPPLKAAPLNRAMTRDQESPGFPLTPSPTLPGLSGPLLGGMMGPDGLAAQAVSFLGDPTKDVSPPQGSFLPVNNGFPSETTCRPHPYRKRATLTNVSNQHPSMHPSCNPRYQDSYSADYPHLQQDQMQHMYEEQENHHMGDLTAFGQQLARPSDLSQNHFTFPPSIPESSYFSLDGSANGCLPPSQLNRAVGMPPVSHTPAFPTSLVNMKTPIGSHKRVFSRLIPSPEPSPEGGYVGQHSQGLGGHYADSYLKRKRIF